Part of the Deltaproteobacteria bacterium genome, CGAGCCGGTGGAGCACTACCGTTCGCCGGAGCGCTTCGCGGCCGAGCTCACGGTGGTGCTCCGCCGTTTTCCAACGCCCTTCTGTCCATCCGCGGCACTGCCGGAAACCGGGTCGTTCGTCGCGCGCGACGCGGCGGGCATCTCGATCCTCGCCGTGCGCGGCAACGACGGCCGCGTCCGGGCGTTCCGCAACGCCTGCCGCCATCGCGGCACCCAGCTGGTCGACGGCTCGGGCTGCGAGAAGGCATTCGTCTGCCGGTATCATGGCTGGACGTACGGGCTCGATGGCGCGCTCCGCCACGTGCCGGACGAGGACGGGTTCCCGGGACTCGAGAAGAGCACGCGCGGGCTGGTGCCGGTCGAGACCGCGGAGACGAGCGGCCTCGTGTTCGTCACCCAGGACACCCCAGGCGCCCGTCTCGAGGCGCTCCCTCCGCTGATTCCGTCCGACCGGCGGCTGGTCGGGACCTTCGCGCGCGACGTGCCCGCCAACTGGAAGGTCGTCGTGGAAGGATTCCTCGAGGGCTACCACATCCGCTCGACCCATCAGGCAACGTTCTACCCCGTGCAGTTCGACAATCTGAACGTCGTCGAAACGTTCGGCAGGAACAGCCGCGTGACCTTCCCGTACCGAGCCATCAACAAGCTTCGGGCGATCCCGCCGGAGGAGCGCAGCGTGGAGGGGAAGCTCACGTACGTCTACCACCTCTTCCCGAACGCGATCGTGGCGACGTTCCCGACCTTCATGGCGATGGTCGTGCTCGAGCCGCTCGCGATCGACCGGACCAACATCATCACGTACGCGCTCACCAAGGACGGCGACGGCCCCCTGG contains:
- a CDS encoding Rieske 2Fe-2S domain-containing protein — translated: MEVLADDRSVIQRILDHIDNDTTDVSETVWREPVEHYRSPERFAAELTVVLRRFPTPFCPSAALPETGSFVARDAAGISILAVRGNDGRVRAFRNACRHRGTQLVDGSGCEKAFVCRYHGWTYGLDGALRHVPDEDGFPGLEKSTRGLVPVETAETSGLVFVTQDTPGARLEALPPLIPSDRRLVGTFARDVPANWKVVVEGFLEGYHIRSTHQATFYPVQFDNLNVVETFGRNSRVTFPYRAINKLRAIPPEERSVEGKLTYVYHLFPNAIVATFPTFMAMVVLEPLAIDRTNIITYALTKDGDGPLAGHSAGQRPSEFVDAGAVEDRAMACAVQRGLASGANEFLEFGRFEGAIGHFHRTLRDALAGAGAT